The following proteins are encoded in a genomic region of Candidatus Poribacteria bacterium:
- a CDS encoding choice-of-anchor D domain-containing protein gives MFRQQDSERHSRVAVMVVVVALGISAGLARAQGTGWHITGRPVVGAILDMASTPDGTLYAGTVRNGVHRSTDGGATWLPVNTGLPSFPVETIEVSGTALFVALDGGGVYRSADGGGTWEARNSGLGDPQVLSLSVSGSSFYVGTETGGIYRSDDGGNTWVHLAGSPMKGGGLFVAIQAVFQTPSGTLFAGGHTDSVWRSTDGGATWAQVATGILPVPGVWSHRVLDFLLVGTTLYAAAADSGVYRTTNNGDSWEPLTDAVFDPGTLTHVGCLALAGTTLLTGTYAAGVFRSTDAGATWNQETTGLPDRFVQSLLVVGSTVYAGMDAGDIARSDDYGVTWKALSRLDAGIVTKPGSGTATFELDNTANGLATWSIIGIMSSDPQFIVSPTALGIGANTSQTVTVTFTPTKVGWEQATLTIVHNGAGSPLKIGVDGVGRINPPTGNLVATKIAFESNRSGQNDIWLMNSDGSGASNLTVSVEHEEVPAWSPDGKKVVFSSWRDGNAELYVRDIETSVETRLTNDLGEDYCPAWSPDGAKIIFASNRDDIRNDIYVIDADGTNTTRLTNDPASDYEPVWSPDGSKIAFVTDRDGNYEIYVMNADGSNQIDLTNHPATESWPDWSPDGSKIAFSSNRDSNGEVYVVDADGGNPVNLTNNPANDAEPKWSPDGTMLLFETNRDGNWEIYVMSADGTEQINVTSDPSTDDTGAWSPFPLPSLHVGVTTVNAGTATKNSAPGTATFDITNTGGGTLTVSGIASSNGQFTVSPAPPYNLTAGQSQTVTVTFTPTKVGWEQSALTIAHNAAGSPSTVTAKGIGRIDPPMGDLANTKIAFHSNRDGNYKVIVSDPTGAMQLVITDGTAWDFHPTWSDDGTRVAFASTRDGNREIYVKDIAAGTEIRLTNVSGDDDWPAWSPTGNQIAFTSTRDGNADIHVMDADGSNQTRLTTSSFTDESPKWSPDGTRIVYHSRMSPSRIFVMDANGGNRRALSDGSSDDEGPCFSPDGTRIAFHSNREGTFSLFTMNSDGTNPSRLEPDPGGDFWPSWSPEGSKIVYVSVRHGSPDIFVVGVDGQNRIRLTASPYSDDNPSWSPFLAPALPTYQNWTATLRLTGDLAGDHTVIVGVSLDATDAVNLSLEDTLAPPMPQPPASWLRLLRDGEYLSQDILAFADSRTWSVEVEVGSGTHYLSVEGLPEGVLAYYNDNPRIVHGPDTDAATAVVHPLPLGASISLNTGRHLLTLVLSKRLPQTLATTLGIRWRMFSLPGPATDGAPAALVTRGVVSMYGYGYFDTSTPPVWIENYQQVALAPASPDPLPFVEKGFFIYRSAADGPLATTFQVDVGDPAAQEVVVTLQPRWNLVGAPFGGAPASAYNPTAKTVFGYDGVNYVIATSLAQFQGYWVYNELATARTVTISQTPTAPAIVQRAAPSPDWVAPLTISLDSGALKTVELGSGSKAQVGFDAYDVGLPPAPPIRSYSEFYAATDDPVERMSRSILPSNQREATWELSANLAEAGTLRWTAQTLPQGYRIIVESGDERHDLSREGSMRLNAGKHTFTARLTFAPPSRTRLMANYPNPFNPETWIPFELKEGSAVTVNVYDVAGALVRKLDVGYREPGYYTSRDEAAYWDGRNELGERVASGVYFYELRAGSFRETRRMVIHK, from the coding sequence ATGTTTCGTCAACAGGATTCGGAGCGTCACTCACGCGTTGCGGTCATGGTAGTGGTCGTGGCGCTGGGCATCAGCGCGGGGCTAGCCCGAGCGCAAGGAACCGGGTGGCATATCACCGGACGTCCCGTGGTGGGCGCGATTCTCGACATGGCGTCGACACCCGACGGAACGCTCTACGCTGGAACGGTCCGCAATGGTGTGCACCGGTCTACGGACGGCGGAGCGACATGGTTGCCTGTGAACACAGGCCTGCCGAGCTTTCCGGTCGAGACGATCGAGGTTAGCGGAACGGCGTTGTTCGTCGCTCTGGACGGCGGAGGCGTCTACCGATCCGCTGACGGCGGGGGGACATGGGAAGCGCGTAACAGCGGGCTCGGAGATCCACAGGTACTGTCGCTGTCCGTTTCGGGCAGTTCGTTTTACGTCGGAACCGAGACCGGGGGCATCTACCGTTCGGACGATGGTGGAAACACATGGGTTCACCTAGCTGGGAGTCCGATGAAAGGCGGCGGCTTGTTCGTTGCCATCCAAGCTGTGTTTCAGACTCCCAGCGGAACGCTGTTCGCCGGAGGTCATACGGATTCTGTCTGGCGATCCACCGACGGTGGGGCGACATGGGCGCAGGTCGCGACCGGCATTCTTCCCGTCCCGGGGGTGTGGTCCCATCGAGTATTGGACTTCCTGCTGGTCGGGACGACGCTGTATGCGGCTGCAGCGGACTCGGGCGTCTACCGTACTACGAACAATGGCGATTCATGGGAGCCGTTGACGGACGCTGTCTTCGACCCGGGTACGTTGACCCACGTTGGGTGCTTGGCGCTTGCGGGGACAACCCTTTTGACCGGCACCTATGCGGCGGGCGTCTTCCGTTCGACAGACGCCGGTGCCACGTGGAACCAGGAGACCACGGGTCTGCCGGATCGGTTCGTGCAGTCGCTGCTCGTGGTGGGAAGCACCGTGTACGCCGGTATGGATGCCGGTGATATCGCCCGATCCGACGACTATGGCGTGACATGGAAGGCGCTGTCGAGGTTGGATGCTGGGATCGTGACCAAGCCAGGCTCCGGGACCGCGACGTTCGAGCTCGACAATACCGCCAACGGCTTGGCAACGTGGTCGATCATCGGCATCATGTCGAGCGATCCGCAGTTCATCGTGTCTCCGACGGCCCTGGGTATCGGCGCGAACACGAGCCAGACCGTCACCGTGACGTTCACGCCGACGAAGGTGGGCTGGGAGCAGGCGACGCTGACTATCGTCCACAACGGCGCAGGCAGTCCTCTGAAGATTGGAGTGGATGGAGTCGGGAGGATCAACCCGCCGACGGGGAACTTAGTGGCGACGAAGATCGCGTTCGAGTCCAACCGTAGTGGACAAAACGATATCTGGCTCATGAACTCGGATGGATCCGGTGCGTCCAATCTCACGGTAAGCGTCGAGCATGAAGAAGTTCCGGCGTGGTCTCCCGATGGCAAGAAGGTAGTTTTCTCCTCCTGGCGAGACGGAAACGCAGAGCTCTATGTCCGTGATATCGAGACGTCCGTCGAAACGCGCCTGACCAACGATCTGGGCGAAGACTATTGTCCCGCGTGGTCACCGGATGGCGCAAAGATCATCTTCGCATCCAATCGAGACGATATACGTAATGATATCTATGTGATAGATGCTGATGGCACAAATACCACGAGGTTAACAAATGATCCAGCGTCCGACTACGAACCGGTCTGGTCCCCTGATGGTTCGAAGATCGCGTTCGTTACGGACCGAGACGGCAACTACGAAATCTACGTGATGAATGCCGACGGTTCGAACCAGATCGATCTGACGAACCATCCAGCCACCGAATCGTGGCCTGACTGGTCTCCGGACGGTTCCAAGATTGCTTTCTCGTCGAACCGCGACAGTAACGGCGAAGTCTACGTAGTGGACGCGGACGGGGGTAATCCCGTCAATCTAACGAATAACCCCGCGAACGACGCAGAACCGAAGTGGTCGCCAGACGGTACGATGCTGCTGTTCGAGACGAATCGTGACGGCAACTGGGAAATATACGTTATGAGCGCCGACGGAACCGAGCAAATAAACGTGACGAGCGACCCGTCGACAGACGATACGGGTGCTTGGTCTCCTTTCCCTCTTCCATCGCTTCACGTCGGCGTGACGACCGTCAACGCCGGAACCGCCACGAAGAATAGCGCGCCCGGCACAGCGACCTTCGACATCACGAACACCGGCGGCGGGACGCTGACGGTCAGCGGGATCGCGTCGTCGAACGGGCAGTTCACCGTCTCGCCCGCGCCGCCCTACAACCTGACGGCGGGTCAGAGCCAGACGGTCACGGTCACCTTCACGCCGACGAAGGTGGGCTGGGAGCAATCCGCGCTGACCATCGCGCACAACGCGGCGGGAAGCCCGTCGACCGTCACGGCGAAAGGCATCGGACGGATCGATCCTCCGATGGGCGACTTAGCGAACACGAAGATCGCGTTTCACTCTAACCGCGACGGCAACTACAAAGTCATCGTCAGCGACCCTACCGGAGCTATGCAACTGGTGATAACCGATGGAACGGCATGGGATTTTCACCCTACCTGGTCGGACGACGGGACGCGAGTGGCGTTTGCGTCAACACGTGACGGTAACCGCGAAATCTACGTAAAGGATATCGCGGCTGGAACTGAGATCCGCTTGACGAACGTTTCGGGCGACGATGACTGGCCTGCGTGGTCGCCCACAGGAAATCAGATCGCGTTCACGTCAACGAGGGATGGCAACGCCGATATCCATGTTATGGACGCGGACGGGTCGAACCAAACGCGACTTACGACCAGTTCATTCACGGACGAGAGCCCGAAATGGTCGCCGGATGGCACGAGGATCGTCTATCACTCGCGTATGTCGCCGTCGCGCATATTCGTTATGGACGCCAATGGCGGGAATCGGCGCGCACTGTCAGACGGATCAAGCGACGACGAGGGACCATGTTTCTCGCCGGACGGAACGAGGATCGCGTTTCATTCAAATCGAGAAGGTACATTCTCGTTGTTTACGATGAACAGCGACGGCACAAACCCATCTCGACTCGAACCGGATCCAGGAGGTGACTTCTGGCCGTCTTGGTCGCCGGAGGGTTCGAAGATCGTCTACGTCTCCGTCCGCCACGGTAGCCCGGATATCTTCGTGGTTGGTGTCGACGGACAGAACCGTATTCGGTTGACAGCCAGTCCGTATTCTGACGATAACCCGTCGTGGTCTCCGTTCCTCGCCCCAGCTCTGCCGACCTACCAGAACTGGACGGCGACGCTCCGCCTGACGGGCGACCTGGCAGGGGACCACACGGTCATCGTCGGCGTTTCCCTCGACGCGACGGATGCCGTCAATCTGTCGCTAGAAGACACGCTCGCCCCGCCCATGCCGCAGCCTCCGGCGTCATGGCTCCGCCTGCTGCGAGACGGTGAGTATCTGTCGCAGGACATTCTCGCCTTCGCGGACAGCCGTACGTGGAGCGTCGAAGTCGAGGTAGGCAGCGGAACGCACTACCTCTCGGTCGAAGGGCTGCCGGAAGGCGTCCTCGCCTACTACAACGACAACCCGCGCATCGTCCACGGGCCCGACACGGACGCGGCGACGGCGGTCGTCCATCCGCTGCCTCTGGGGGCAAGCATATCCCTGAACACGGGCAGGCACCTCTTGACGCTCGTGCTCTCGAAGCGCCTGCCGCAGACGCTGGCGACGACGTTGGGCATCCGCTGGCGGATGTTCTCCCTGCCCGGACCTGCGACAGATGGAGCTCCGGCGGCCCTGGTGACGCGCGGCGTCGTTTCGATGTACGGCTACGGCTACTTCGACACCTCGACGCCGCCCGTATGGATCGAGAACTACCAGCAGGTGGCGCTCGCGCCTGCCAGTCCCGATCCGCTGCCGTTCGTCGAGAAGGGGTTCTTCATCTACCGCAGCGCGGCGGATGGGCCCCTGGCGACGACCTTCCAGGTGGACGTGGGCGATCCGGCGGCTCAGGAAGTCGTCGTGACGCTGCAGCCTCGGTGGAACCTCGTCGGCGCTCCGTTCGGGGGCGCGCCCGCGTCAGCCTACAACCCGACCGCCAAGACGGTTTTCGGGTATGACGGCGTCAACTACGTCATCGCGACGAGTCTGGCGCAGTTCCAGGGCTACTGGGTCTACAACGAGCTGGCGACGGCTCGGACGGTGACGATCAGCCAAACGCCGACGGCTCCGGCGATCGTCCAGCGCGCGGCTCCGTCGCCGGATTGGGTCGCGCCGTTGACCATCTCGCTCGACAGCGGGGCGCTCAAGACGGTCGAGCTCGGGAGCGGCTCCAAGGCGCAGGTGGGCTTCGACGCCTACGACGTGGGTCTGCCTCCGGCTCCGCCGATTCGCAGCTACTCCGAGTTCTACGCCGCGACGGACGATCCGGTCGAGCGGATGAGCCGAAGCATCTTGCCGTCGAATCAGCGCGAAGCGACGTGGGAGCTCTCGGCGAACCTGGCGGAGGCGGGCACGCTCCGCTGGACGGCTCAGACGCTTCCGCAGGGCTACCGGATCATCGTCGAGTCGGGCGATGAACGGCACGACCTCAGCCGCGAGGGTTCCATGCGTCTCAACGCAGGGAAGCACACCTTCACGGCGCGTCTGACCTTCGCTCCGCCGTCTCGCACGCGGCTCATGGCGAACTACCCCAACCCCTTCAACCCGGAGACGTGGATCCCCTTCGAGCTAAAGGAGGGTTCCGCCGTCACGGTGAACGTCTACGACGTGGCGGGGGCTCTCGTGCGGAAGCTCGACGTGGGCTACCGGGAGCCGGGCTACTACACATCGCGTGACGAAGCGGCGTACTGGGACGGTCGGAACGAGCTCGGGGAGCGGGTCGCGAGCGGGGTCTACTTCTACGAGCTCCGCGCGGGGAGCTTCCGCGAGACGCGCCGGATGGTGATCCACAAGTAG
- a CDS encoding helix-turn-helix domain-containing protein, with amino-acid sequence MTHSGHGGVRVIRRAQTLLLSDAGYQNKEIAQVLGVSSETADSPTPTRS; translated from the coding sequence ATGACGCATAGTGGGCATGGTGGTGTTCGTGTGATCCGTCGTGCGCAGACGCTGCTGTTGTCGGATGCTGGCTACCAGAACAAGGAAATCGCCCAGGTTCTCGGTGTGTCGTCGGAGACGGCTGATTCGCCTACGCCGACACGGTCGTGA
- a CDS encoding rhomboid family intramembrane serine protease, protein MNHAYYGGGGFTRFARRGLLPPAIKLLLIANAGMYGLDFVLRAVAPELGIALFAPRVGLLPLQTNLDPDFARAFGLFRPWQLVTYMFLHANLFHIGFNMLALWMFGTEVEERWGTRHFATYYFLCGIGGGILQLVLPTLLHRTPNAVVGASGAVYGVLLAFGMMFPTRLIYIPVLFIPIGIPAKMLVIIYAVLSILGGLGGGGGVAHFAHLGGMAFGFAYIKWQQSKRRFYRG, encoded by the coding sequence ATGAACCATGCTTACTACGGCGGCGGCGGGTTCACTCGCTTCGCACGTAGAGGCCTCTTGCCCCCAGCGATCAAGCTTCTCCTGATCGCCAACGCAGGCATGTACGGTCTCGACTTCGTCCTGCGCGCGGTCGCGCCGGAGCTCGGGATCGCGCTGTTCGCGCCGCGCGTGGGTCTCCTTCCCCTTCAGACGAACCTGGACCCGGATTTCGCGCGCGCGTTCGGGCTGTTCCGTCCGTGGCAGCTCGTCACGTACATGTTCCTGCACGCGAACCTGTTCCACATCGGGTTCAACATGCTCGCCCTGTGGATGTTCGGCACAGAGGTCGAGGAGCGTTGGGGTACCCGCCACTTCGCGACGTACTACTTCCTGTGCGGCATCGGCGGCGGCATCCTTCAGTTGGTGCTGCCGACCCTCCTCCACCGGACGCCCAACGCCGTCGTCGGGGCGAGCGGGGCGGTCTACGGCGTCCTGCTGGCTTTCGGCATGATGTTCCCCACGCGTCTGATCTACATCCCGGTCTTGTTCATTCCCATTGGCATTCCCGCCAAGATGCTCGTGATCATCTACGCCGTTCTCTCGATCCTCGGCGGATTGGGCGGCGGCGGAGGGGTCGCGCACTTCGCCCACTTGGGCGGCATGGCGTTCGGCTTCGCCTACATCAAATGGCAGCAGAGCAAGCGGCGATTCTACCGGGGCTAG
- a CDS encoding glycoside hydrolase family 32 protein, with protein MSGSPPYRETHRPQFHFTARQNWLNDPNGLVYHQGEYHLFFQHNPSGVDWGNMTWGHAVSPDLVRWTQLEHAIHPDHLGTIFSGSAVVDWQNTAGFRTGADNAIVCVYTSAGEPFTQSIAYSTDRGRSWTKHAANPVLGHIVGSNRDPKVFWHEPSAKWVMALYLDGNDFALFGSTNLTQWTRLSDVRVPDASECPDLFELPIDGDPNHTKWVFWAGNGNHSIGTFDGTTFMPETDVLRADHGANFYAAQTYSDIPLGDGRRIQIAWMRGGKYPDMPFNQQMSFPSELTLRDTAKGVRLHREPVREIASLYGSEHQWQDIALAPGDNPLRDLDGELFEISGEIEVGSAGAVVLGVRGEAVRFDLAARQAGFCGTAGPLPVVDGRLRFRTLVDRTSIELFAADGELSMSSCFLPDPGNGGWSLSSEGSAVRIWSLSVRELRSAW; from the coding sequence ATGTCCGGCAGCCCACCATACCGCGAGACGCACCGACCTCAGTTCCATTTCACGGCGCGCCAAAACTGGCTCAACGACCCGAACGGACTCGTGTACCACCAGGGCGAGTACCACCTGTTCTTCCAGCACAACCCGAGCGGCGTCGACTGGGGCAACATGACGTGGGGACACGCCGTCAGTCCTGACCTCGTGCGCTGGACTCAGCTCGAGCACGCGATCCATCCAGACCATCTCGGCACGATCTTCTCGGGTTCCGCCGTCGTCGATTGGCAGAACACAGCCGGATTTAGAACCGGCGCTGACAACGCGATCGTGTGCGTCTACACGTCGGCGGGGGAGCCCTTCACGCAGAGCATCGCGTACAGCACCGACCGAGGGCGGTCATGGACGAAACACGCCGCGAACCCCGTCTTGGGACACATCGTCGGCAGCAACCGCGATCCCAAAGTGTTCTGGCACGAGCCTTCGGCGAAGTGGGTGATGGCGCTCTACCTGGATGGGAACGACTTCGCGCTGTTCGGCTCGACCAACCTGACCCAGTGGACGCGGCTGTCGGATGTGCGCGTTCCCGACGCAAGCGAATGTCCGGACCTCTTCGAGCTGCCCATTGACGGCGACCCCAACCACACGAAGTGGGTGTTCTGGGCGGGTAACGGGAACCATTCCATCGGAACCTTCGACGGCACGACGTTCATGCCCGAGACGGACGTGCTGAGAGCGGACCACGGCGCGAACTTCTACGCCGCCCAGACGTACAGCGACATCCCGTTAGGCGACGGTCGGCGCATCCAGATCGCCTGGATGCGAGGCGGCAAGTACCCGGACATGCCGTTCAACCAGCAGATGTCATTCCCCAGCGAGCTGACGCTGAGGGACACGGCGAAGGGCGTGCGTCTGCATCGCGAGCCGGTGCGCGAGATCGCGTCGCTGTACGGCAGTGAGCACCAGTGGCAAGACATCGCGCTGGCGCCGGGCGACAACCCGTTGCGCGACCTCGATGGCGAGCTCTTCGAGATCAGCGGGGAGATCGAAGTGGGCTCGGCGGGGGCTGTCGTGCTAGGTGTGCGCGGCGAGGCGGTCCGGTTTGACCTCGCGGCGCGACAAGCGGGATTCTGCGGCACGGCAGGACCGTTACCGGTGGTCGATGGCAGGCTACGGTTCCGCACGCTCGTGGATCGTACGTCCATTGAGCTTTTCGCAGCCGATGGCGAGCTGTCGATGTCGTCATGCTTCCTGCCCGATCCGGGCAATGGAGGCTGGTCGTTGTCGTCGGAGGGCAGTGCGGTGCGCATCTGGTCGTTGTCGGTCCGCGAGCTCAGGTCCGCGTGGTGA